The Verrucomicrobia bacterium CG1_02_43_26 genome segment GCAAAAAGCCTTTGTATATAAGAGAAGGCGGCAGTGTGCCGATCATCCATAAGCTTAAGTGGGCAACAGGGCTAGATTCCATTATGCTAGGGCTCTACACGCCCTCGGATAACCTCCACGCACCAAATGAAAGTTTCCACTTGGATATGATGAAAAAGGGCATAGAGGTCTACAAAAAATTTCTCTGTTCGTTAGCGGGAGTATAAACACATATGTCAGAGGGCTACCTTTCTCCTAGCATCACACAAGGCCTGCTTAAAAAACTTGGCCATACTCCCAAGCGCAAATTAGGGCAAAATTTCCTCATAGATGCCAATATTGTACAAAAATCCCTGGCGCTAGCAGATGTGCACGAGGGCGATAGCGTTGTAGAAATTGGCCCTGGCCTCGGCACCCTCACAGGTGCTTTATTAAATAAAGGTGCTCGTGTTTACGCAGTTGAGTATGATACTAGGCTCTACAATCATTTAGAGGAATCTCTTTTACCAAAATACCCGGAATCCTTGTCACTTATCCACGAAGATGCTTTAAAGGCTCCATTGGCTAGCTTGCCACAAGAAACCGCACTTTATAAAATCGTAGCCAATTTGCCTTACGCCATATCGACACCGTGGTTAGAGAAAGTGCTTTCCGAACCCAATTTGCCGCAGTGTATTGTCGTTATGTTACAAAAGGAAGCGGCAGATCGCTTTACAGCGGAACCAGGCACAAAAAGCATGGGGGCTATCTCCATCTTTTTAAATACTGTTTATGAGCCTGTTGCTACCCACCCGGTCTCTCATAAATGTTTCTACCCCCAGCCGGATGTCGGTTCTGTATTACTGGCATTAAAGTTAAAAGAAAAACCGTTTATTTTTCATAAGGAAACAAAGCAACTCATCCGAGCATTCTTCACGCAACGAAGAAAACAAATCGGTGCCCTTATCCGTCAACATAAGGACGTTCCTCAATTAAGGGATTGGCAGGATTGGTTAGCAGCTAATAATTTAGCAGATAATCTTCGTTCCGAAGCGCTTCCTATAAAAGCTTGGCAGCAGTTGGATATAATCCTCTGCCAAAAATAATCCCGTTTACAAAAAGCGATTAACGGGTACACTGGGTAATTGGTTTAACTCATTATTTTTTATGAATACTGTCTTGTGGATATTTGTCGCCTTACTCGTTGCTAAACTCGGTACCGAGCTTTTTTTAGCAAAACTAAATGCAAACGCTGCCAGAAAGGCTAGGGGCCCAGTGCCGGATACGTTTTCTAGCTTTATCGACCAAAAAAAATACGACAAATCAATCGAGTATACCTTGGCCAAAAACACTTTCGGCCAAAAAGAAATGATCTATGATGCCGCTATCCTAGCCATTGTTGTCCTTTCTGGCATTTTACCTGTGCTCTATAATGCTGTTTCCGGGCTATTTGGCATGTCACTTTGGGCGCAATCAGCCACATTGATCACGGTTTTTTTAATCCTCAGTTTACCGAGCTTACCGTTTGAGTGGTATAACCAATTCAAGCTCGAGGAGCGTTTTGGCTTTAATAAATCTACTAAAAAATTGTGGATTACAGACAAGTTCAAAGGAATTGCATTATCGTATGTCCTAGGCGTTCCTATCATCTGGGTTCTATTGCGGTTCTTCCAAAGCTACCCGCAAACCTGGTGGCTGTGGGGTTTTCTGGCCATCTTCGCTTTCCAGATTTTAATGCTTCTGCTATACCCAAGGCTCATCTTGCCTTTATTTAATAAGCTCACCCCGCTGGAGGAAGGAGAAACTAGAGAGCGCCTTATGAACTTAGCTGACCGCGCTGGCTTTAAGGCTTCCACTATCGAGGTTATGGACGGCAGTAAGCGTTCCGGCCATTCCAATGCTTTTTTCACAGGCTTTGGTCGTTTCCGTCACATTGTTTTGTTTGATACATTAATGAAGCAGCTTTCCATCTCTGAGCTCGAGTCTGTTTTAGCCCACGAAATCGGTCATTATAAAATGGGGCACATTCCTAAGATGCTGGTTTTATCTGCCAGCTCATTGTTAATTACACTAGGGCTGATTGCGTTTCTGGTACAGCAAAACTGGTTCTACGAAAGCTTTGGTTTTGAAGCAGGCAACGGTATCGTCCCGGCTCTCCTTATATTCTCTTTGGTGAGCGGCCTGTTCACCTTTTGGCTCAAACCGTTTATGAGCATGTGGTCTCGTAAACATGAGTACGAAGCGGACGCGTTTGCTAAAAACATTATGGGAGGAGCAGATGACATGGTAAACAGTCTCCACAAACTGCATACAGAAAACCTCAGTAACCTCACGCCGCACCCACTTTTCAGCAAGTTTTATTATTCTCACCCAACACTCATAGAACGCGAGAAAGCGCTTTTAGCAGAATAAGGATTATTGCCATGAAACATTACCCCAAACACCTCGTTATTTCCCTGCTGTTCTTATTGCCTCAAGCACACACGCTCTTTGCAGAAACAGTCCGCCTGGCTACTTACAATGTTCAAAACTACTTGATAACAAGCCGAATGGTCGATGGGGTGTACCGTCAGGATTATCCGAAGCCGGAGGCTGAAAAAACGGCTCTTAGGGCGATTATAAAACGCGTTAACCCGGATGTTCTCGCACTTCAAGAAATGGGCAGTAAATCCTTTCTCTTAGAACTGCAACAGGATCTTGAAATCGATGGGGTCAATTACCCGCATTATGCTGTTTTGGAAGAAGACCCTGCTGGCCGCTATCTTGCTGTTTTGTCTAAAATTCCTTTCAATCACATTATCAAACATCAAAATATCGACTTTAAGTATCAAAACAAAGAGGCCGAAGTAAAAAGGGGTCTTTTGGAAGTTACTTTTTTGGATAACAATGATCAGGAATGGGGGCTCTTCGTTCTCCACCTCAAAAGCCGTTGGGAAAAAAATGATAAGGATCATCAGCATAACAAATTTCGCGCAAAGGAGGCCGCCGCCATCCGTAATCGTATACGAGAGCATTATCCTAAGTTAGAGCAGGGTAGGTTTGTGGTTCTGGGAGATTTTAATGATCATAAAAAAAGCAAAGCCCTCACGCGTTTCTTAAAAATAGGAAATCAACCTTACCTGCACCGCTTGATAGCACGCGACTCACGTAACGAGCTTTGGACATATTTCTACGACCGCGAAGCACGTTACGAAACGATAGACTTTATGCTCGTCTCCCCTGAATTACACACGCTTCTACCAAATCTTTCCGCTAACATAGCAGATACTCCGGATGCTTTAATCGCTAGCGATCACCGCATGCTTTATGTCGATCTCGAATTCCCGGATATTCCACAAGCTCAGCCCGCTCAATAAATAGATAATAAAAAAGACGCGCTCAAAACGAACGCGTCTTAGTTTATTAAAAGCTTCTCTAGAAACTTACAGAATTTCCTGAGGAACGTAATCCATTTCCATGTCTTCGTTAAACTGCTCGGGCACATAGTTATCGGCTACAGTTACAGGAACAACAGTTTCTTTAAATCCTGGAGCTGTGATAAAGAGCTTTCCTGCTCCAGCTTCACCGCCTTCGATGGTTGCGCTCACTGTTCTGGCACCTTCAGGGATGATCACTTCTTGCATAATCACGCTGTCGGGCACATCTGTTGTCACATCAATCATCAAGCCGCGCTTGGGTGCATCGTGGTCGATTTGGAAAAGCAAAATCATTTTTTCACCTTGTGCCACTTCAACTTTCTTTTGGTTCACTTGAATGCTGGAAGGGTCAATTCTTAGCGAACCAATGTGCATATTTCCTGTTCCGGAAATCAGGCTAACAGGATATGACTGATTGGCTTCAAGTGAAGGTACGATAAACATTAATGAATTGGGTGAGGTAAAGAAAGTGTCTGCCTCAACACCATTAATCGCAATCTTGTCGAACTCGGTAAAACCACGCCCCACAATAGAAATACGAGCACCAACAGGAGCACGAGAGGTGTCCATGGTTATAACATAGCGGTTAATAAGCTGCATTTCATACAACTCACTCTTTAATTCCTTTGGCTTGGATTTGCTTCCGTAGAGCACGTCATAATTTATTAAATAGTAATATTTCGCTTCGTTTTGATCCTCCGGCATATCATACTCGTAAACATAAATATTACGAGAACCTGGTTTTAAACTCATCGGGTGCTCCTGGCCATCAATGACAATCCTGGATTCCACAGTCGGGCGTATAACATCCGCGTCAGGTATGTGCGTAGACATACTCATAGCATAAATCCCGGACGGATTTTGTGGTACTTGCTTTGGTGTAAGGTTGGAAACAGTTGTGCCACAACCTGCCAACAAACCCACTGTTGCAAAGAGGGGTAAATTAAGAAATGACTTCCTTTTCATGATTTTTAGCATAGTATTGTTATTAACATTTTTAAATGACAGCGCAAGATCAAGTATTACAAAAAACTACGCTGGGTGTCTACACCCATGTTCCTTTTTGTGCCTCAACCTGCGATTTTTGCGCCTTCTACCAAAAGCAGCCCAATCGCGAGGAAATTAAACGCTATCTGCAGGGCATTCAAACCGAGTCCGATCTTTTTCTCAAAAACATCCCCGTAGATACCATCTTCTGGGGTGGGGGAACACCCGGCCTCCTCATGCCGAAGGACTTAGATGCCCTCGGCCAATCCATACTTAAAAACATTACAAACCGCCCCACGGAATGGACCATTGAGATGGCTCCTTCCACTGTAAAACCTGAAAAGCTAAAGGTACTCAAGGACCTAGGGGTCACCCGCATCTCCA includes the following:
- a CDS encoding ribosomal RNA small subunit methyltransferase A translates to MSEGYLSPSITQGLLKKLGHTPKRKLGQNFLIDANIVQKSLALADVHEGDSVVEIGPGLGTLTGALLNKGARVYAVEYDTRLYNHLEESLLPKYPESLSLIHEDALKAPLASLPQETALYKIVANLPYAISTPWLEKVLSEPNLPQCIVVMLQKEAADRFTAEPGTKSMGAISIFLNTVYEPVATHPVSHKCFYPQPDVGSVLLALKLKEKPFIFHKETKQLIRAFFTQRRKQIGALIRQHKDVPQLRDWQDWLAANNLADNLRSEALPIKAWQQLDIILCQK
- a CDS encoding peptidase M48, which produces MNTVLWIFVALLVAKLGTELFLAKLNANAARKARGPVPDTFSSFIDQKKYDKSIEYTLAKNTFGQKEMIYDAAILAIVVLSGILPVLYNAVSGLFGMSLWAQSATLITVFLILSLPSLPFEWYNQFKLEERFGFNKSTKKLWITDKFKGIALSYVLGVPIIWVLLRFFQSYPQTWWLWGFLAIFAFQILMLLLYPRLILPLFNKLTPLEEGETRERLMNLADRAGFKASTIEVMDGSKRSGHSNAFFTGFGRFRHIVLFDTLMKQLSISELESVLAHEIGHYKMGHIPKMLVLSASSLLITLGLIAFLVQQNWFYESFGFEAGNGIVPALLIFSLVSGLFTFWLKPFMSMWSRKHEYEADAFAKNIMGGADDMVNSLHKLHTENLSNLTPHPLFSKFYYSHPTLIEREKALLAE